acagacaaaaggtttatgtcctgtgtggactctcatgtgtctgtttaatgttgccttttgactaaatctttgtttacagagctcacaagcaaagggtttctctcctgtgtgtactctcatgtgtctgtttaattttgccttttgactaaatctttgttcacagagctcacaagcaaatgatttctgtcctgtgtggtttCTCATGTGACCATTTAAATTTGAGCTGTTattaaagctttttccacagagttcacaggcaaaaggtttctgtcctgtgtggactctcatgtgaccgtTTAAATTTGAGCTGTTattaaagctttttccacagagttcacaggtaaaaggtttctgtcccgtgtggactctaatgtgactgtttaaatttgcctttcgactaaatctttgttcacattgctcacaggcaaaaggtttctgtcctgtgtggagtctCATGTGATAGTTTAGTGTTGCCTTTTCACTACATTTTTGTTCACAGAGTTCACAAGCAAAGggtttatgtcctgtgtggactctcacatgtctgtttaaatgtgtcctTTGCTTAAAgcttttcccacagagctcacacgtaaaaggtttatgtcctgtgtgaactctcacatGTCTGTTTAAACTTGTCCTTTGCTTAAAccttttcccacagagctcacacgtaaaaggtttctgtcctgtgtggactctcacatGTCTGTTTAAACTTGTCCTTTGCTTAAAGGTTTTCTCACAGAGCTCACACGTAAaaagtttctgtcctgtgtggactttcttgtgactgtttaaatttttaTTATGACTAAATATTATTCCACAAatgtcacaactaaatgattttggttCTTTCTGGAATTTCCTGCATGAGTCCACATGTTGCTTTACTCTAACATTTCTCTTATTAACTAAAGATCCTGAAGACCTTACAGCTGAATGACTCGTCACTCTCACATGTCTCTGGAGAGAACACTTGTGGAGAAACTCtttaccacactcagggcagctaaatgatttgttgacAGTCTTAATATCTGAtttagaagacctgctctcattgcAGTCATTGTCTCCATCTCCAGTTTCAGGCCCATTGTCTAATAACTCATCGTTTAGATTCACATTGTAGGAGCCATcttcactaacttcagtctctgaagaatcagatatcTGTTCATTACggttcagaactgggttcctgATAGAATCTACTCCTCTACCAgtttctgctgttgtctggtcagctgagctgctggttgaaacgtctctgtcttctatttgctgctgataaagaagctgtgagaacagaggtttgtcttcatcatcctcactttttatagaatctgatgtgaatgGAAACTTGGCAGGattagtctcctcctttaaatggAGCTGCTCTCCTTCCATACTGGTCCTGAGTTccccctgttcctcctttatgtggaactGTTCAGGGttctgctggtccacaccagcactctgatcttcaggagcttcttctttaaccatctGGTGAACATCTAAGGGAAACAGAAACACGTGATGTGAATTAATAACCACTGTAATGCTATTTTCAcacatacagtacaggccaaaagtttggacacaccttctcattcaaagtgtttttcttgttttcatgaccatttactaagtaagtaagtaagtaaattttatttatataacttttatcacagacatagaatcacaaagtgcttcacacagatcaaaacaaaataaaacaaagtcataaaatcataaagatctcaaaacagaaatagatgaacatcagaaaaaaataaagtcataaaattataaaatttcataaacagatgaaagattaaaaattggaGTTAAAATAAGAACattaaaggtttaggtaaaagcagctttaaataaaagggtctttagctgtttttaaaaggTGTCCAGACGGTCAATGCTACGTAATTTACAttagtagattctcactgaaggcatcaaaaaacTATGAATGAAAACATGTGGAGTGTACTTTAACAAaagaggtgaaataactgaaaccaTGTTTAATATTCTATTTTCTTAACACACAAAAAGCCactctttgctctgattactgctttacacactcttAGCAGTCacttgaaaataaagaaaacacactgAATGAGACTTCTGTATATGTTCTTTTTGTTGATTCATAAtaatcttttttcttatttaacacagtgtagtaattagatttaaaaaaacaaacaaacaaaaaaacatctaATTACTGCACTGTGTAAAATAAGAAAAAAGCTGACCAGAGACTAGTAACCgtgcccaggtacagcctgaagtctcgtgggagtcgtgtcttttcagtgctcggaccaaatctttggaatgagctgccagccgacGTAAAGCAGGCAAAATCACTTGAGACCTTTAAAAGCcgactaaaaacacatctgttctcgttggcgtttggacattgaagttgggaTTGCGTGGGCAGCATCACTTTGAATGTGTCTGGATCTGATTTTGGAAAAAGGACTGATATGGATTGTGAACTTGTTCtcgggatttcttattgtattttaaatggttatatgtctgttttattgttgtgatttttattggtgtacagcgctttgtttgtccattttgggcatgtgaaagcgctttataaataaagttgatttgatttgatttgaagatGACATTGAATGAGGAGGTGTGTCCAAacatttggcctgtactgtatattaATAAACAGTTGGATATTTGGTTTAACAAGGTGAGATCAGAACTAAGTCAGACAACATGAAATAACTTTtgatttttcattttttaatctgagacaaatatataaacatttttaaaaaaaggaTTACTAGAATTAATCAGATTCTTCTAACACCTTGGCAACCTCAAACTTTGGTTAAAAGCCTGTATTTATACAGTGCATCCAGAAAGTATTCATAGCGCTTCACTTATTCCACTTTTTTGTTTACGTTACAGCCTCAGCCCATAAAATTCAACACACAACACCCCATAAGGATAATGTAaaaaaaagtgtctttgaagttgttgcaaatttattaaaaataaaaaacttgagAAATCACATGAACATAAGTATTCACAGCCTTTGACGTGAAGCTCAGAATTGAGCTGAGGCGCATTCTGtttagggttgggcattgagcatcgactggaaccgggaccaactgttagtttatcccagaatcgttcaaagttttttatttcgattcctagtatgctgaccagaagaggaatctgcggctGATCTCagtgaaaaataaatgtgatctgcaaattctgatcaacgcttttcagagctgatcacaccagctgtctctgTGTATGATTATAataatagttattattattattattaattattattaaaaatcacacacaaagttgtgaaattttttatttccttttggaACAATTTCTGTTGagcgttttaatgtttaaaatctgttagaatgttactgacagcagctacatttaagtttcagtttctgttctgactgaacgctgctgcagcatggaggtgtagttctcagtcatcctggacatgatcatcctgagagttttagctgaaaacagctggacgtttctggatatgttggagacatttagcctctcatcccagaggcttcttccagactttggttgcggtcagaaacaaacacactggttgtgctgaaagtctttttcttttattctccaaaacatgtttttgtctaaatgtttatgtaaacatttatgtttatgtaaacatgtatttagcagacgcttttgtccaaagcgacttacaagtgatgatcggcatgttgcccttgaggctaacaacaacaataacaacaacaacaacaacaaactatttccagtcagtcgtaggtggcagtgaggcagcatgatgaatcatggagaggtgggaacaaggagtggaaggtagagagggggacaggtgcagggagggtgctagtctaGAAGATGCTCCCTGAAGAGCAggatcttcaggagtttcttgaaaatcggaaaggaagcccctgttctggtagtgcttggtaggtcattccacatttgtggaacgatgcatgagaagagtctggattgtcctgagtgtggtgtaggcactgctagccgacaatcctgtgatgaccggagcgggtgATGACAgaaagagctgggtgtcgtctgcttaGCAGTGGATTGgaaaagccatgtgatcgaatgatctcacccagtgaggtggtgtatatggcaaagagaagaggtcctagtacagagccgtgggggactcctgtggcgagatggtgcacagtagaggattgtccaagccaagatacactgaatgatcgtcctgtgaggtacgattcaaaccaggcgtgtgctttctctgtgatgcccaggctagagagtgtggacaaaaggaagccatggttgacagtgtcaaatgcagccgataagtcgagcaggagaagcactgaggatttggcagtcgctctagcttcttttaaggattccgccactgctaacagagcagtttcagtggagtggccctttttgaacccagattggtaagggtcaagcagacagttttgtgagaggtattctgtgatctgcttgaaagccaccctttcaatgattttggacagaaaagggaggagagagatagatcagtagttctccacatgatttgggggaagagatgtttttttttagcagcggtttaacctgagcatgcttgagagagatgggaaatgtaccggatgtcagtgatgcattgatcacatgtgtgactgctgcggctactgtaggaacaATAGCTTGgaccagcttagtcggaatggggtcgagtgggcatgtagtatggcggctgcacgtgagaagcttggacacacagttctcagcgaCATGGGAAAAAGagtaaaatgaagcagtagggcttgagatgattGGGCTGGAAAGAGTTTGtgttagcgaatgttcaggagtggccagttgagtaaactgtttgcttatagctgccactttgtcagtgaagaatgaggcaaaggtgtcagctgatagattgttggtaggaggtggagatggagggttgagcagagttttgaatgtcgaaaatagtttctgagagtcagtagagctgagaattttgtcagtgtagaaagctttctttgcatcagtgatgctggcagagaatgacagtaattcatgaaatttcaattgatcaccaggatcttttgcttTGCGCCATTTCTGTTCCGcagctaaatgaaggtgatgttattgttcatagaattaaaattcatgttgaagattatttcatcaagtaggacctgtggttagccagctcatgtaaaacatgtcatgtcttgaaagaatcggaatcgggaatcgatagaaaccggaatcgaaatgaggaattggaatcagaatcgtTAAAAATCAAATGATGTCCAACCCTAAGTCTGTTTCCACAGATCATCCTTGAAGTGTTTCAGCAGATTAATTGGAGTCCACCTGTGGTAAATTAAGTTGACTGGACATGATTTGGAAAGGCACACACCTGTCTTTATAAGGCCCCTGGGTTGACAGTGCATGTCAAAGCACAAaccaagaatgaagacaaaggaattGAGTGTAGACCTCCGAGACAAGATTGTCTTGAGGCACATGGCTGGAGAAGGTTACAGAAAAATTTCTGCTGCTTTAAAGGTTCCTATGAGCACTGTGGACTCCATCATATGTATGTGGAAGACGTTTGGAACCACCAAGATTCTTCCTAGAGCTGGCTGGCCTTCTTAGCTGAGTGAACGGGGGAGAAGGGCCTTGGTCAGGGAGGTGACCAATTACCCGATATTCAATTTGTCAGAGCTCCAGCAGTCCTCTGTGGAGAGAGGAGAACCTTCCAGAAGGACAAGCATCTCTGCAGAAACCCACCAATCAGGCCTGTATAGTAGAGTGGCCCCAGACGGAAGCCTCTCTGTAGTAAAAGGCACATGGCAGCCCACCTGGAGTTTGCGAAAAGGCACCTTAGGGACTCTCAGACCATGAGAAACAAAatcctctggtctgatgagacaaaAATTGAACTCTTTGGAGTGAATGTCAGGCGTTATGTTTGGAGAAAATCAGGCACCTCTCATCACCAGGCCAATACCatccctacagtgaagcatggtggtggcagtatcATGCTGTGGGGATGTTTTTCAGAGGCAAGAACTGGAAGACTAGTCAGGATGGAGGGAAAGATGACTGCAGCAATGTACAGAGACATCCTGGATGAAAACCTGCTCCAAAGTGCTCTTGACCTCAGACTGGGGCGACAGTTCATCTTTCAGCAGGACAacgaccctaagcacacagccaAAATATCGAAGGAGTGGCTACAGAACAACTCAGTGAATGtccttgaatggcccagccagagctcATACATGAACACCATTGAACATCTCTGGAGAGATCTGAAAATGGTCGTGCACCGACGCTTTCCATCCAACTTGACGGAGCTCGAGAGGTACTGCAAAGAGGAATGGGCAAAACTGCCCAAAGATAGGTGTGGCAAGCTTGTGGCATCATATTCAAAACGACTTGAGGCTGTaattgctgccaaaggtgcatcAACAAAGTACTGAGTAAAGGTTGTAAATACTTATGTACATgtgatttctttttatttttaaataatatgcaacaacttcaaagacacttttttcCACATTATCATTATAGCGTGTTGTGTGTTGAATTTTATGGGCAAAATGAATTTAATCCATTTTTGaatgaggctgtaacataaaAAATTGAAGCGCTATGAATACTTTCCGGATGCACTGCATAATGCTTTCTAGGTTCTGGGGTATTCAAAGGTCAAAGATCCCTTGAACACAGCCCCGCTGGTCTGAGGTAATTCTCTGATATACAAGtctttctcaaaaaatttgcatattgtgataaagttcattattttctgtattgtactgataaacattagactttcatatatattagattcattacacacaactgaagggaacaacatataaaacttacacaaattccacttacatcttacagaaaaaagcaataagaataatcacaaggagctactacagagatccgtccaatccgttatttataaaattaaaaacactaaaattctatgatctggtggactacaatattttaaaatgtatgtatattgcaaacaaaaggaacttacctgcaggtttaatcaaaagatttacaaaaagacatagcaaatatgatttaaaaggacatgaattatttaacatacctagacatcggatactcgtaaaggaacattgtgtctccatatatggagttaaattgtggaataaattaaatactgaaatcaagaatgcaaaaacaatattgactttcaaaaaaagagacaggggtggacctttaaagcgcccgagcgccaatggcgctaaattttctcgttgggcggtaaatacttgacgactcaccgcccgggtggcgccaaagccttgtttgtcatttacacaccggctttcacctacaccaTGGcctcgccctgtaggaagccgccgttttcgtttcgcgcgcgtgaacctgcacgcctctagccacgtactgtacgtactgcacttgtacgactcgtgcacgtactgcacaatTCTAGttctagtcacgtgaactataagttcact
This sequence is a window from Nothobranchius furzeri strain GRZ-AD chromosome 14, NfurGRZ-RIMD1, whole genome shotgun sequence. Protein-coding genes within it:
- the LOC107380974 gene encoding endothelial zinc finger protein induced by tumor necrosis factor alpha-like, producing the protein MDTDVHQMVKEEAPEDQSAGVDQQNPEQFHIKEEQGELRTSMEGEQLHLKEETNPAKFPFTSDSIKSEDDEDKPLFSQLLYQQQIEDRDVSTSSSADQTTAETGRGVDSIRNPVLNRNEQISDSSETEVSEDGSYNVNLNDELLDNGPETGDGDNDCNESRSSKSDIKTVNKSFSCPECGKEFLHKCSLQRHVRVTSHSAVRSSGSLVNKRNVRVKQHVDSCRKFQKEPKSFSCDICGIIFSHNKNLNSHKKVHTGQKLFTCELCEKTFKQRTSLNRHVRVHTGQKPFTCELCGKRFKQRTSLNRHVRVHTGHKPFTCELCGKSFKQRTHLNRHVRVHTGHKPFACELCEQKCSEKATLNYHMRLHTGQKPFACEQCEQRFSRKANLNSHIRVHTGQKPFTCELCGKSFNNSSNLNGHMRVHTGQKPFACELCGKSFNNSSNLNGHMRNHTGQKSFACELCEQRFSQKAKLNRHMRVHTGEKPFACELCKQRFSQKATLNRHMRVHTGHKPFVCELCGKSFTRRATLNTHMRVHTGQKPFACEQCEQTFNHKKNLTSHMRIHKGHDNCI